A stretch of Phoenix dactylifera cultivar Barhee BC4 chromosome 16, palm_55x_up_171113_PBpolish2nd_filt_p, whole genome shotgun sequence DNA encodes these proteins:
- the LOC103700831 gene encoding cytochrome P450 81Q32-like, whose amino-acid sequence METLSYISLTLALLLFIKLLLFPRNGKNFPPSPPSLPFIGHLYLFKNPLHRALARVADRYGSVLLLHFGSRPVLVVSSPSVAQECFTTNDITFANRAHLPSSKHIKNSNMGLGSSDYGPHWRNLRRIATVDVLSNHRLLSSSDVRAAEVRLLARQLFRKCGAGAEGFAKVELKSRLFELALNVIMMLIAGKRYYVEEGEVSQEARQFRETVEETFMLGGATKLRDFLPVLRLFDYQMKKKLVRLEKARSEFMQRLIDGERKECKEDGGETKKKTTMIAHLLSLQKTDPENYTDQTIKGLITSLFLAGTDTSSSTIEWAMSLLLNNPEKLQKAQAEIDERVGNERLLEESDVSNLPYLHCIIRETLRICPAGPLLLPHESTNECVVGGFNVPRGTMLLVNAHYIHRDPKVWEEPTKFKPERFEDGEDEGKLMIPFGMGRRRCPGEGLAMREVGLTLGTLIQCFEWKRVGEEQLDMTEGSGLTMPKAVPLEGMYRPRRAMVRVLSGL is encoded by the exons ATGGAAACGCTGTCCTACATCTCCCTCACCCTtgctctcctcctcttcatcaaACTTTTATTGTTCCCCAGGAATGGGAAAAACTTCCCTCCAAGCCCTCCGTCGCTCCCCTTCATAGGTCACCTTTATCTCTTCAAGAATCCCCTCCATCGCGCCCTCGCTCGCGTTGCCGATCGTTATGGCTCCGTTCTCCTCCTCCATTTTGGCTCCCGCCCGGTCCTCGTCGTCTCCTCGCCCTCCGTCGCCCAGGAGTGCTTCACGACCAACGACATCACTTTTGCCAACCGCGCCCACCTCCCCTCGTCAAAGCACATCAAGAATAGCAACATGGGTCTTGGCTCCTCTGACTACGGGCCCCATTGGCGCAATCTCCGCCGCATCGCCACCGTCGACGTCCTCTCCAACCAccgccttctctcctcctccgaTGTAAGGGCTGCGGAGGTGCGACTCCTGGCCCGCCAACTCTTCCGAAAGTGTGGGGCCGGAGCGGAGGGGTTTGCGAAGGTGGAGTTGAAGTCGAGGCTTTTCGAGTTGGCTCTGAACGTGATAATGATGTTgattgctgggaagaggtacTACGTTGAGGAGGGGGAGGTCTCGCAGGAGGCGAGGCAGTTTAGGGAGACGGTGGAGGAAACCTTCATGCTTGGTGGTGCGACGAAACTACGGGATTTCTTGCCGGTGCTAAGGTTGTTCGATTACCAAATGAAGAAGAAGTTGGTGAGGTTGGAGAAGGCGAGGAGTGAGTTCATGCAGAGACTGATAGATGGGGAAAGAAAGGAGTGCAAGGAGGACGGAggagaaacaaagaaaaagacaactATGATTGCTCATCTGTTATCGTTGCAAAAGACGGATCCCGAGAACTATACCGACCAGACAATCAAAGGGCTTATCACG AGTTTATTCCTAGCAGGAACAGATACTTCATCTAGTACTATTGAATGGGCAATGTCACTCCTACTCAACAATCCAGAGAAATTGCAGAAGGCTCAGGCTGAGATTGATGAGCGTGTCGGAAACGAGCGCCTGCTAGAAGAATCGGATGTTTCTAATCTTCCATACCTCCACTGTATCATCAGGGAAACTCTTCGGATTTGCCCCGCTGGCCCACTCCTCCTGCCTCATGAATCAACAAACGAGTGTGTCGTCGGGGGCTTCAACGTTCCACGTGGAACCATGCTACTGGTTAATGCACACTACATTCATAGGGACCCTAAGGTGTGGGAGGAACCTACAAAGTTCAAGCCTGAGAGATTTGAGGATGGCGAGGATGAAGGGAAGCTGATGATCCCGTTTGGGATGGGAAGGAGGAGGTGCCCGGGGGAAGGCCTGGCGATGAGAGAGGTTGGCCTAACACTTGGGACCTTGATCCAATGCTTTGAGTGGAAGAGGGTGGGAGAAGAACAGCTGGACATGACCGAAGGTTCCGGGCTGACCATGCCCAAGGCCGTTCCACTAGAAGGAATGTATCGTCCACGCCGTGCCATGGTTCGCGTTCTTTCAGGACTTTGA